In a single window of the Eshraghiella crossota genome:
- a CDS encoding ABC transporter substrate-binding protein, protein MKRKILSLILIFAMLVSLSACRGNNNTPGKGNEKSTVRIASMKGPTSIGLVKLYDDASNEKTSNDYDYKICGTADEIATGLIKGELDAACVPANLASVLYNKTEGRIKIAAVNTLGVLYILSKGISVSSVADLKGQTIYTTGQGTTPEYTLRHILSENNIDPDKDVTIEYMSEAAEVLQKASAMDSAVVMLPEPFVEVAKAKDPAFETVIDLTKEWEKIHDDSSIVTGVLVVSEDFASSNENALRTFFDEYKASSKNATANIEETASLLEKYDIIKAAIATKAIPYCNICFITGDEMISKVTGYFKVLFDASPDSLGKKLPDNNIFYIVK, encoded by the coding sequence ATGAAAAGGAAAATATTATCATTAATACTTATTTTTGCCATGCTTGTATCCCTCAGTGCATGTCGGGGCAATAATAACACACCCGGAAAAGGCAATGAAAAAAGCACTGTAAGAATTGCATCCATGAAGGGTCCTACTTCAATAGGCCTTGTAAAACTTTACGATGATGCATCCAATGAAAAGACCTCCAATGACTATGATTACAAGATATGCGGAACAGCCGATGAAATCGCAACCGGACTTATTAAGGGGGAACTTGATGCTGCCTGCGTTCCTGCCAATCTTGCAAGTGTCTTATACAATAAAACAGAGGGCAGAATAAAAATTGCCGCAGTCAATACTTTAGGTGTGCTCTATATTCTTTCAAAAGGCATTTCTGTATCATCTGTTGCAGACCTTAAAGGTCAGACAATCTATACAACAGGACAGGGAACAACCCCTGAATATACTTTAAGGCATATTCTTTCCGAGAATAATATAGACCCTGATAAGGACGTAACAATTGAATATATGTCAGAGGCTGCCGAGGTTCTCCAGAAGGCTTCAGCCATGGATTCAGCGGTCGTTATGCTTCCTGAACCTTTCGTTGAGGTTGCAAAAGCCAAGGATCCGGCTTTTGAAACGGTTATAGACCTTACAAAAGAATGGGAAAAAATTCATGATGACAGTTCAATAGTAACAGGTGTGCTTGTTGTTTCTGAAGATTTTGCATCTTCTAATGAAAATGCTTTAAGAACTTTCTTTGATGAGTACAAGGCTTCTTCCAAAAATGCAACAGCCAACATTGAAGAAACCGCTTCATTGCTTGAGAAATATGATATTATCAAAGCTGCCATAGCCACAAAAGCAATACCATATTGCAACATCTGTTTTATTACAGGTGATGAAATGATCAGCAAAGTAACCGGCTATTTCAAGGTCTTATTTGATGCCAGCCCGGATTCTCTCGGAAAAAAATTACCTGACAACAATATTTTTTACATTGTGAAATAA
- a CDS encoding ABC transporter permease: MKRKTLYTFISIIIWLVLWQIISAVISSPVFLPSPLQTVNALFSLLKTSAYYKSLSYSLFNISIGFFTGLFAGVVLAVAASVNTFLQSVIEVPVKIIRSIPVASFIILALLWVDSAHLSTFIAAITIMPVIYTNTFSGIAHTDSQMKEMAGVFHFSPFKKLVYIYMPYAAPHFLSGVKLSCGFAWKSGIAAEIIGLVRHSIGNNIYKSKIYLETDNLFAWTISLIVLSIIFEKIVLLILNLIFKRTGSINDKAQ, encoded by the coding sequence ATGAAAAGAAAGACTTTATACACTTTTATTTCAATAATTATATGGCTTGTATTATGGCAGATTATATCTGCCGTAATTTCAAGTCCGGTATTCCTGCCTTCGCCATTGCAGACCGTCAATGCACTTTTTTCTTTACTTAAGACTTCTGCGTATTACAAAAGCCTTTCATACTCTCTTTTTAACATATCCATAGGTTTTTTTACCGGTCTTTTTGCCGGCGTAGTCCTTGCGGTTGCAGCTTCTGTCAATACCTTTTTGCAATCGGTAATTGAAGTTCCCGTAAAAATCATCCGTTCAATTCCTGTGGCATCTTTCATTATACTTGCCTTATTGTGGGTTGATTCCGCACATCTTTCAACGTTTATCGCAGCGATAACGATTATGCCTGTAATTTATACCAATACTTTTTCAGGTATTGCCCATACAGATAGTCAGATGAAAGAAATGGCTGGGGTATTTCATTTTTCACCGTTCAAAAAATTGGTTTACATATATATGCCTTATGCAGCTCCCCATTTTCTAAGCGGTGTAAAATTATCCTGCGGGTTTGCATGGAAATCAGGAATTGCCGCCGAAATCATAGGTCTTGTAAGACATTCCATCGGAAACAACATATACAAGTCAAAAATATATCTGGAAACGGATAACTTATTTGCATGGACAATTTCTCTGATTGTTCTAAGTATAATTTTCGAGAAAATAGTATTATTAATTTTAAATTTAATTTTTAAAAGGACAGGTTCAATCAATGATAAAGCTCAATAA
- a CDS encoding ATP-binding cassette domain-containing protein: MIKLNNLTVAYNDNTVISDLTYEFAKGSTAITGSSGIGKTSLINAILSLVPYKGTIESDEKYSVVFQEDRLCPYLTAFKNVRLVCNDKDKITDGFAAMGLSDCMNEKVISLSGGMKRRVAILRAVLADYTTIIMDEPFKGLDADTRLSVMNYVKKMTSGKSVLLVTHDLSEAGFFNCNILNL; encoded by the coding sequence ATGATAAAGCTCAATAACCTTACAGTTGCATACAACGATAATACGGTAATATCAGACCTTACTTATGAATTTGCAAAAGGCAGCACAGCCATAACAGGCAGTTCAGGAATCGGTAAAACTTCTCTTATCAATGCAATCCTTTCACTCGTTCCATATAAAGGGACTATAGAATCAGATGAAAAATATTCCGTAGTATTTCAGGAGGACAGATTATGTCCTTACCTTACCGCATTTAAAAACGTCCGGCTTGTATGTAATGATAAAGATAAAATTACAGATGGATTTGCCGCAATGGGATTGTCAGATTGCATGAATGAAAAGGTCATATCCTTAAGCGGCGGTATGAAAAGGCGTGTGGCAATATTGCGTGCTGTTCTTGCGGATTACACCACAATTATAATGGATGAACCATTTAAAGGTCTTGATGCCGATACCAGATTGTCTGTCATGAATTATGTAAAAAAAATGACCTCCGGCAAGTCCGTATTATTAGTAACACATGACCTGTCGGAAGCCGGTTTCTTCAACTGTAATATTCTTAATCTGTAG